In one window of Zhihengliuella sp. ISTPL4 DNA:
- a CDS encoding DNA recombination protein RmuC yields the protein MDALSIVLLLVALAAGVALGWFLRAGRSAADMARTQAELAAARDDRDRQYDLYRDAVEHARSEQRAEAQRVQQQNAVLQALAPVRESLHQMQSKVAAIESERQAQFGTLAEQLRRAQESDEALRATTESLAGALRSTSTRGVWGETQLRRVVEAAGLTRHVDFDLQATITSDRGQGRPDMVVRLPGGTSIAVDAKVPLDAYLEASALPLGDAHETQRRAHMQKHVRAVRAHVDALAKKAYWSGLDASPEFVICFLPSESLLAAAIDEDPTLLDYAFSRRVALASPVNLWAVLKTVAYTWTQQEVSTEARSLLALGTQLYERLGTLAGHADDLRRAIERTVDSYNRFAGSLESRVLVTARQFPGVDADALAPVAAITADGRRFTAPELLVPTETDDAVATVDTMQADVGEVRSRLDHAAALPDREG from the coding sequence ATGGATGCCCTGTCGATCGTTCTCCTGCTCGTGGCCCTCGCGGCGGGCGTCGCTCTCGGCTGGTTCCTTCGGGCCGGGCGGAGCGCCGCCGATATGGCGCGCACGCAGGCCGAGCTCGCGGCGGCACGGGACGACCGCGACCGCCAGTACGACCTCTACCGGGACGCGGTCGAGCACGCCCGCTCGGAGCAGCGGGCGGAGGCGCAGCGCGTCCAGCAGCAGAACGCCGTGCTGCAGGCCCTGGCCCCGGTCCGCGAGAGTCTGCACCAGATGCAGTCCAAGGTCGCCGCGATCGAGAGCGAGCGGCAGGCGCAGTTCGGCACGCTCGCCGAGCAGCTCCGGCGCGCCCAGGAGTCCGATGAAGCGCTCCGTGCGACCACCGAGTCGCTCGCGGGCGCCCTGCGCTCCACATCCACGCGCGGGGTCTGGGGCGAGACCCAGCTGCGCCGTGTCGTCGAGGCCGCGGGGCTGACCCGGCACGTCGACTTCGACCTGCAGGCGACGATCACGTCCGACCGCGGCCAGGGGCGCCCCGATATGGTCGTCCGCCTGCCGGGCGGCACGTCGATCGCGGTCGACGCGAAGGTTCCCCTCGACGCCTATCTCGAGGCCTCGGCCCTTCCCCTCGGCGACGCCCACGAAACGCAGCGTCGTGCCCATATGCAGAAACACGTCCGCGCGGTCCGGGCGCACGTCGATGCCCTGGCCAAGAAGGCCTATTGGTCAGGCCTCGATGCGAGTCCGGAGTTCGTCATCTGCTTCCTGCCGAGCGAGTCGCTGCTGGCCGCCGCCATCGACGAGGACCCGACGCTGCTCGACTACGCCTTCAGCCGACGAGTGGCCCTCGCCTCCCCCGTCAACCTCTGGGCGGTCCTCAAGACGGTCGCCTACACCTGGACCCAGCAGGAGGTGTCCACCGAGGCCCGCAGCCTGCTGGCGCTCGGCACGCAGCTGTACGAGCGCCTCGGCACGCTCGCGGGTCACGCGGACGACCTGCGACGCGCCATCGAGCGCACGGTCGACAGCTACAACCGTTTCGCCGGATCTCTGGAGTCGCGGGTGCTCGTCACGGCCCGCCAGTTCCCTGGCGTCGACGCGGACGCCTTGGCTCCGGTGGCGGCGATCACCGCGGACGGGCGGCGTTTCACCGCGCCGGAACTCCTGGTCCCGACCGAGACTGACGACGCTGTCGCCACCGTCGACACGATGCAGGCGGATGTCGGCGAGGTCCGCTCGCGTCTGGATCACGCCGCTGCGCTCCCCGACCGGGAGGGCTGA
- the glpX gene encoding class II fructose-bisphosphatase gives MVSLTADLSPLRPDRNLAMELVRATEAAAIRAVPFIGRGAKEAADGAAVDAMRAFLGTVDFQGRVVIGEGEKDNAPMLFNGEVVGTGRGPLCDIAVDPIDGTSLTAAGRQNALSVIAVSDRDTMLDASSVFYMDKLVTGPAGVGVVDIRLPIGENIRKLAGALDKPVDEIVVSVLNRPRHEQLIQEIRDAGAGTRLMSDGDVAGGINAARHDARTDMCVGVGGSPEGIVTACAIKALGGHIQGRLWPRDDDERQRGIDAGLDMDKVYEADDLVQGNNTIFVATGVTDGQLVAGVRRERGYVYTESVVLRGASGTLRRIASEHLVSKWL, from the coding sequence ATGGTGAGTCTGACTGCCGACCTGAGTCCGCTGCGTCCCGACCGCAACCTCGCGATGGAGTTGGTGCGCGCGACCGAGGCGGCGGCGATCCGTGCCGTTCCGTTCATCGGTCGCGGTGCGAAGGAGGCTGCCGACGGCGCCGCCGTCGACGCCATGCGGGCGTTCCTCGGGACGGTCGACTTCCAGGGCCGCGTGGTGATCGGCGAGGGCGAGAAGGACAACGCCCCGATGCTGTTCAACGGCGAGGTCGTCGGCACAGGACGCGGCCCGCTGTGCGACATCGCGGTCGACCCCATCGACGGCACGTCGCTGACCGCGGCCGGTCGGCAGAACGCGCTCTCGGTGATCGCCGTGTCCGACCGCGACACGATGCTCGACGCCTCCAGCGTCTTCTACATGGACAAGCTCGTCACCGGGCCCGCGGGTGTCGGCGTCGTCGACATCCGCCTGCCCATCGGTGAGAACATCCGCAAGCTCGCCGGCGCGCTGGACAAGCCCGTCGACGAGATCGTCGTGTCGGTGCTCAACCGTCCGCGGCACGAGCAGCTCATCCAGGAGATCCGGGACGCCGGGGCCGGAACCCGCCTCATGAGCGACGGCGATGTCGCCGGCGGGATCAACGCCGCCCGCCACGACGCCCGCACCGATATGTGCGTCGGCGTCGGCGGCAGCCCGGAGGGCATCGTCACCGCGTGCGCGATCAAGGCCCTCGGCGGCCACATCCAGGGCCGGCTCTGGCCGCGGGACGACGACGAGCGCCAGCGTGGCATCGACGCAGGGCTCGACATGGACAAGGTCTACGAGGCGGACGACCTCGTGCAGGGCAACAACACGATCTTCGTCGCCACCGGCGTCACCGACGGCCAGCTCGTCGCCGGTGTACGCCGCGAGCGCGGCTACGTCTACACCGAGAGCGTGGTCCTCCGCGGCGCCTCCGGGACCCTCCGCCGGATCGCGTCGGAGCACCTCGTCTCGAAGTGGCTGTGA